A single window of Pyxicephalus adspersus chromosome 10, UCB_Pads_2.0, whole genome shotgun sequence DNA harbors:
- the LOC140339225 gene encoding C3a anaphylatoxin chemotactic receptor-like isoform X1 has product MLNVTEDQESYIHSRTQQMFAIVVMVLTVLVGVPGNMMVIWITSVRMKWTVNTIWFWNLALADVTCCIFIPFSIAQLFHHEWLYGSGLCKVIPTIIHLTMFASVFTLVAISVDRCLLVVQPVWAQNHRTLRMAWILCLFIWMLSFVMCLPAVLYRKTFLFDNISICIYIFDDYMYMDYENNDPQDYEHNATNNSLLHYGTEEENMQIHPTELIITYTRMVFGFLIPLLIVSTSYFLLASKVQSTRLFKVGRKTTKVAFGIVVAFFITWAPYHIIGVTALYYFSPIINTLNGLSVALAYFNSCINPILYVFMGKNMKSRVRQTIRGIMQNALSDEVSRSTERTRSKLTNEDSMAL; this is encoded by the coding sequence ATGCTAAATGTGACTGAAGACCAAGAGTCCTACATACATTCCAGAACCCAACAAATGTTTGCCATCGTGGTAATGGTGCTCACTGTTCTTGTGGGAGTCCCTGGGAACATGATGGTAATTTGGATCACTTCTGTGAGAATGAAATGGACTGTAAACACCATCTGGTTTTGGAACCTTGCTCTGGCCGATGTCACCTGCtgtatttttattccattttccATTGCTCAGTTGTTCCACCATGAATGGTTGTATGGTTCTGGTCTGTGCAAAGTTATACCCACCATCATCCACCTTACCATGTTTGCTAGTGTCTTCACCCTGGTTGCTATTAGCGTTGACCGCTGTCTTCTGGTTGTCCAGCCAGTGTGGGCTCAAAATCATCGCACCCTACGAATGGCTTGGATCTTATGCCTGTTTATTTGGATGTTATCTTTCGTAATGTGTTTGCCTGCTGTCTTGTACCGGAAGACTTTTTTGTTTGATAACATTTCtatttgtatctatatatttGATGACTATATGTATATGGATTATGAGAATAATGACCCTCAAGACTATGAACATAATGCTACCAACAATTCTTTATTACATTATGGTACAGAAGAGGAAAATATGCAAATTCATCCTACAGAGCTCATTATTACATATACACGCATGGTTTTTGGCTTTCTGATCCCATTATTAATTGTTTCCACCAGTTATTTCCTACTTGCTTCAAAGGTACAAAGTACCCGGCTTTTCAAGGTTGGCAGAAAAACCACCAAGGTTGCCTTCGGCATTGtggttgctttttttattacatgggcCCCCTACCACATAATAGGGGTGACTGCGTTGTACTATTTTAGTCCAATAATAAATACTCTGAACGGTCTGTCCGTTGCCTTGGCCTACTTTAACAGTTGTATTAACCCAATACTTTATGTCTTCATGGGGAAGAATATGAAGAGCAGGGTGCGACAAACCATTCGAGGAATAATGCAGAATGCATTGAGTGATGAGGTTTCTAGAAGTACTGAGCGCACCAGGAGCAAACTCACAAATGAAGACAGTATGGCTCTATAA
- the LOC140339225 gene encoding C3a anaphylatoxin chemotactic receptor-like isoform X2 codes for MTDISDDPVSAVHTQPPVPTIIIMVITFLVGISGNFLVLWITGVKMKWTVNTVWFWNLAVADIVCCLFLPLSIAQLFYDEWLYSPTLCKVIPIMVHLNMFSSVFTLVAISIDRCVLVVQPVWAQNHRSLQMAWTLCVVIWMLSFLMCLPAALHRETFTDFNQTLCGYEYDFMFSDFIDSYDFNITDYFHEEYSEKLQEAHSILFTITLTRMIFGFLIPLLIISACYVRLTLKVQNIRFLKAGRKTTKVIFVIVTAFFITWAPYHVIGMILLYAHSSLLNYLNHLSVALAYFNSCINPILYVFMGKDMKSRVKRTIYGLMENAFSEEVSRSTERTRSNISQFVS; via the coding sequence ATGACAGATATCAGCGATGACCCAGTGTCTGCAGTGCACACACAGCCACCAGTGCCCACCATCATTATCATGGTGATCACCTTCCTTGTGGGCATTTCTGGGAATTTTTTAGTACTTTGGATCACTGGTGTAAAAATGAAATGGACAGTGAACACCGTCTGGTTCTGGAACCTTGCTGTGGCTGACATTGTCTGCTGTCTCTTTCTCCCGCTGTCTATTGCTCAGTTGTTCTATGATGAATGGTTGTACAGTCCTACCCTCTGCAAAGTTATACCCATCATGGTCCACCTCAACATGTTCTCCAGTGTCTTCACCCTGGTGGCCATTAGCATTGACCGCTGCGTTCTGGTCGTACAACCTGTGTGGGCCCAAAATCATCGCTCCCTACAAATGGCGTGGACTTTATGTGTGGTTATTTGGATGTTGTCCTTCCTAATGTGCCTTCCCGCTGCCCTGCACCGAGAAACCTTCACTGACTTTAACCAAACTTTATGTGGCTATGAGTATGACTTTATGTTCAGTGACTTCATTGATAGCTATGATTTCAATATCACTGATTACTTTCATGAAGAATACTCAGAAAAGCTCCAAGAAGCCCATTCTATCTTGTTTACTATCACTCTTACACGCATGATATTTGGTTTCCTGATTCCTCTCCTCATTATTTCAGCCTGTTACGTCAGACTGACTCTCAAGGTACAAAACATCAGATTTTTAAAGGCTGGCAGAAAAACCACTAAAGTGATATTTGTCATTGTTACAGCATTTTTTATCACTTGGGCACCCTATCATGTGATAGGTATGATCTTGCTGTACGCTCATAGCTCATTATTGAATTATCTGAATCATTTGTCCGTTGCCTTGGCATATTTTAATAGCTGTATCAACCCCATACTGTACGTCTTCATGGGGAAAGATATGAAGAGCAGAGTTAAACGCACCATTTACGGGCTCATGGAAAATGCGTTCAGTGAAGAAGTTTCGAGAAGTACTGAGCGCACCAGGAGCAATATTTCACAGTTTGTGAGTTAG